Proteins from a single region of Drosophila biarmipes strain raj3 chromosome 3R, RU_DBia_V1.1, whole genome shotgun sequence:
- the LOC108025219 gene encoding protein zwilch, which translates to MSANLANVYAELMRRCGESYTITYGAPPTYLVSAVGPAEAGKKIVLVFKEDRSGSAAKFRAATTTTPTPTKVSPKTEGSADLDLTGSPLKDDCLVDAIGDLSIDLQLEHSNPWKLEEEYQRGIPVDKARAIVCSEFLQLAEGLGSVWFLCDGSDPAQTQLLQYEFNPTHFSRGILSYQGVFPAYQVTSQSLVRQHGKAPDETLIENSYQVNPHMRLRCSWTSNAGLPLLVNLHDCEVALSHTFRVGECTPLTQDFMNQLRILVFIREDIVSYHKDVKQGVTRDPTYRCGSGIDMDELRDSINQTMTDVSGFIDRYSIGNVEFDIEDVVQRAKVRRLTDLTDKLWELLKSCGCYKDLKMAFNMLFQCAARCNIVNTPTNKNRLAKIITELANRRLAMPCLSGAEPLELLLEIGMEKLYKDYEFIYTESKLCSTNLLKEDSSEAPDGDGSPQNLPQLRKSLHNAVRGDPTPGAGMRKTLLHHHGAVKTGNAKYAGDDDDAGFKNSHFDEQESTERVSKLFQIHCTLEHLLMMHIHLNLSNVYNDVCSELLKKPLRLVESIDDQLSDVMDIRLSAHYVRDHLDGKDPYSRHVTMRSYNKFRELKTTFYFDSENICPPNLAQCFQCDDKEMVKERTYHSWIYRKIRSLK; encoded by the exons ATGTCTGCGAATTTGGCGAATGTTTACGCGGAGCTGATGCGCCGGTGTGGCGAGTCCTACACCATCACCTACGGCGCGCCACCCACTTACCTGGTGAGCGCGGTGGGACCCGCGGAGGCGGGCAAGAAGATCGTGCTGGTCTTCAAGGAGGATCGCAGCGGATCTGCGGCCAAGTTCCGGGCCGCGACCAcgaccacgcccacgcccacgaaGGTGTCACCAAAGACGGAGGGCTCTGCGGACTTGGATCTCACGGGGAGTCCCTTGAAGGACGACTGCCTGGTGGACGCCATAGGCGACCTCTCCATCGACCTGCAGCTGGAGCACTCGAATCCCTGGAAGCTGGAGGAGGAGTACCAAAGAGGCATCCCAGTGGACAAGGCCAGGGCCATTGTATGCTCGGAGTTCCTGCAGCTGGCTGAGGGACTCGGTTCCGTGTGGTTCCTGTGCGATGGCAGCGATCCCGCGCAGACCCAGTTGCTCCAGTATGAGTTCAACCCCACGCACTTCTCCCGCGGAATCCTGAGCTACCAGGGAGTGTTCCCCGCCTACCAGGTGACCTCGCAATCTCTGGTGCGACAGCATGGCAAGGCCCCCGACGAAACGCTGATCGAGAACAGCTACCAGGTGAACCCCCACATGAGGCTGCGCTGCTCCTGGACCTCCAATGCCGGCCTTCCGCTCCTGGTGAACCTCCACGACTGCGAGGTGGCTTTAAGTCACACCTTCCGTGTGGGCGAGTGCACCCCATTGACCCAGGACTTTATGAATCAGCTGCGCATCCTGGTCTTCATTCGCGAGGACATCGTCTCCTATCACAAAGATGTCAAGCAGGGCGTCACCCGCGATCCCACCTACCGTTGTGGCAGCGGCATCGACATGGACGAGTTGCGGGACTCCATTAACCAAACCATGACCGATGTCTCCGGCTTCATAGATCGATACAGCATCGGCAATGTGGAGTTCGACATCGAGGATGTGGTGCAGAGGGCCAAGGTGCGCCGGCTCACGGATCTCACCGACAAACTGTGGGAGCTGCTTAAGAGCTGCGGCTGCTACAAGGACCTCAAGATGGCCTTCAACATGCTGTTTCAATGCGCAGCCCGCTGTAACATAGTG AACACCCCAACCAACAAAAACCGCCTGGCCAAGATTATCACCGAGTTGGCGAATCGCCGGTTGGCCATGCCCTGCCTCAGTGGTGCTGAGCCCTTGGAACTGCTGCTGGAGATTGGCATGGAGAAGCTGTACAAGGACTACGAGTTCATCTACACGGAGAGCAAGTTGTGCAGCACCAATCTGCTGAAGGAGGACTCCAGCGAAGCGCCGGACGGCGACGGCTCCCCGCAGAATCTGCCCCAGCTGCGAAAGTCCCTGCATAATGCGGTCAGGGGGGATCCGACGCCAGGAGCAGGAATGCGCAAGACGCTGCTGCACCACCACGGCGCCGTGAAGACGGGGAATGCGAAGTATGCAGGGGACGACGACGATGCCGGGTTTAAAAACAGCCACTTCGACGAGCAGGAGAGCACGGAACGGGTCTCCAAGTTGTTCCAGATCCACTGCACCTTGGAGCACCTGCTGATGATGCACATTCACCTGAATCTGTCCAATG TCTACAACGATGTCTGCTCTGAACTACTGAAGAAACCCCTCAGACTAGTCGAGTCCATTGATGACCAGCTGAGTGATGTGATGGACATCCGCCTGTCTGCCCATTACGTGAGAGATCACTTGGATGGCAAGGACCCCTACTCTCGACATGTCACCATGCGCTCATACAACAAGTTCCGTGAACTGAAGACCACCTTCTATTTCGATTCGGAGAACATTTGTCCCCCGAACCTGGCTCAGTGCTTTCAGTGCGATG ACAAGGAGATGGTCAAGGAGCGCACGTATCATTCCTGGATATATCGCAA